The Oleiphilus messinensis DNA segment ATATTCAAAAAGATGATTTGTTGATTGTTTGGTAGTGGGTCGTGGGCAGTGGATAGAGGAGAATGGATAGAGGGGGGCGTCTGCACAGTGGCCCAGATTTGCAATAGCTTACGTTTTATGAATATTGCCGCTCCACCAGCGCAGAATACCATAACCCAGTAAAGCCGAGCAAAATGACCCAGTTAAGATCCCGATACGATCAACTGCGGTGTAATCCGGTCCGGCATGCTCAAAGGCGAGTGATCCGATAAACAGACTCATGGTAAAACCAATTCCGCACAGCGCTGAAACGCCAAAAAGGTGACGCCAGTTACAGCGGCTTGGCAGGGCTGCCATTCCCAGCTGTATAACAATAAAACAGAATAGGAATACGCCAATTTGTTTGCCGAAAAATAAACCGGCGGCAATGCCCAGTGAGATCGAATTAAATAGCTCACCATTGCCCGTGGTCAGTGAGACGCCTGCATTGGCGAACGCAAACAGCGGTAGAATAACCAATGCAACAGTACCCCGGATGCTGTGTTCCATCTCGATTAAGAGTGGTTGCCCGCTTTCCCCTTTGACGCTTAAAGGCATGAACATTGCCAGAACGACGCCGGCCAGTGTCGCATGTACTCCCGATTTTAGCACTGCAACCCACATCACAATACCGGTAAGCAAGTACGGCGCGACTTGACGGACTCGCAGCTTATTCAATATGAATAAAACGCAAACCATTGAAAACGCGATGGCAATGGA contains these protein-coding regions:
- the nhaA gene encoding Na+/H+ antiporter NhaA, with the protein product MPNKLQSALKHESSSGVLLLGCALLAIICANSPLDHYYDALLATPVEIRIGELDIAKPLLLWINDGLMAIFFFHVGLELKREILTGELASPKRMVLPTAGAIGGMLFPALIYVAINIDDQVALQGWAIPAATDIAFALGVLALLGNRVPASLKIFLASLAVLDDIGAILIIAFFYTVSLSELSIAIAFSMVCVLFILNKLRVRQVAPYLLTGIVMWVAVLKSGVHATLAGVVLAMFMPLSVKGESGQPLLIEMEHSIRGTVALVILPLFAFANAGVSLTTGNGELFNSISLGIAAGLFFGKQIGVFLFCFIVIQLGMAALPSRCNWRHLFGVSALCGIGFTMSLFIGSLAFEHAGPDYTAVDRIGILTGSFCSALLGYGILRWWSGNIHKT